ACATTATCGGGACGATGAACACGGCTGATCGGTCAATCGCCCTCGTCGATGCCGCGATACGTCGGCGATTCCGATTTCGACACTTCCCGCCGAACTGCGAAGTTCTTTACGACGAGCTTGGCTTCGATGGTGAACAGGACGTCAAAACCAAGGCTTCAGTCGAAGAGGGAGAGGACCTCGGTGCTCTCTCCATTCTCGCACTCAGTGCGATCAACGAACGTATTCGGGACAGTGGGAACCTCGGGAAAGGCAAACAGGTTGGTCACTCCTACCTTATCGGTGGTACCACGGACGAGCGTCTCGTAGAGTCCTGGAAGAACGAGATACTCCCGCTGCTCGATGAGTACTACTTCGGAGACATGGAGCGGCTCAAAGAACACATATTCGATGGCGGGGGTGAGAACCTATTCAACTGGAAGGAACAGCGGATCGCCGATTTCGATTCCGACGCTCTCCGCGCCGCGCTTTCCGAACTCGTTGACGAGGATGGTGGAGTGGAGTGACAACTGCTGACCTGATAGAACTGTCCGAGTACGACGAATCGGACCCAATCGACCTGTCCAATGACGATATCGAGATGATCGAATCACAGGTCGATGGATTACGAGTGGAGTACAGACGAGGCAAACAGGTCGTACTGCACACGGATCATCGAGTCGGAGTCGTCGCTCTCCCCGACGGACCCACTATTGAGATACAACCGAAGATCGGGGATCCGAACCTAGTCACGCTACTACGATACGCAAACGGGGCAGAGCCAACCCATCTCTCGCGCGAAACGGAACTCGAAAGCGGGACGAATTTTGTGGACACGGTAGCAGCCCTGTTTCTCGAAGAGCTGGAGGTAGTTCTGTCTCAAGGTCTCAGGAGAGAGTACGTCAATGTAGAAGGAACAGAAGAGTATCTCCGTAGCAGACTAAACGTCCAGAGACAGCTCGCAGGAGGTCCCGGGAAGACGGATTTCGAGTGCGACTACGACGAATTTACCTATGATACCAGGCTAAACCAGACGATTCTCTGCGTTGCGAACGCGCTGTCGTCGGTGGTGGATAGCACCGAGATCGCTGGTGAACTACGCGAATACGAATCGCGGCTCAGACGACGAGTGACGCTCCGAGAAGTTTCGATCGAGGAAGCCGAACGGATCGAACTGACTCGCCTTACTGATTACTATGAGAAGGTTCTGGTCTTGTCTCGGCTCGTACTGAAACACATCTACCTCGAAGATATCGTCGCCGGTGAGGGTGCATCGTACTCCCTATTGATCGGAATGAATGAGGTGTTCGAAAAGGTGGTGGAGAGAACTGCACGCGAAACTGTGGACGAACGAGATGGCTGGAGCGTTGAAAGGCAGGCTCGAACCGACAATCTACTTAGGGGGAGTCCGTCGATTCGTATGCGGCCTGATTTCATCGTCAAGCGTCACGGTAAGCCAGTATTGGTCGGGGACGCCAAGTGGAAGACCGGCGTCAAGAATAACGACGTCTATCAGGTCGTAGCGTACCAGACAGCCTATGATGCGCCGGGTGTGCTGGTCTATCCAGACAACGATGGTGCTGTCGAGAATGACTACTCCGTGAAGAACGGGTATGATTTAGCGATGTTGGAGCTACCGACAGGGGTGAATACTGCAGATGTTGATGAATTCGGTCGAGAAAACGTTGGGCGATTTTTCGATTTTCTCTCCCGGACCGTGAGTTGACAACACGGAGGGAGGAGTGGTGAGCTCTCGAACCGGATCCTGTTAGTTGGAGTCGTAGCCGAGGGCAGCTTGTGACTTGAGCTTTGTTGAGGGAATTCAAACCGAATTAGAGTCCTATCGTGTATAGCAGGGACCTGATCTTGAACCGCGCTCAGAGCGAATCTCGAACCAAATCGTCGAACTCGATCAGGATCTGCTCAGGGACGAACTGTTCGAAGGCCACCCATCCATCCGGAAATCCAATTGTTACTCGCGGATGCAGCGGTTCGCCGTGTTCTATCGAGTGGACATTAGTCGGAACGGTGACGAGTCCCGTCGCTGCGCCGAGTTCCGTGTCACTACGCCGGAGGAGGTCGTCAACGATTGCGTCGGTGCGGACATCGATGATTTCCTTGTCTTCTGCTTCCTTGGAACGAACCTGTATCTCTTTTGTGTTAGCCGACGTTGTCGTGTGCCGAAGCTGAAGCGTAGAATAGCCTTCAATACAGTCAGCTTCGAACCGCCCACGGAGGCCGTTCTCCAGGAAGGATATACGAGATGCTTCGTCCAACCCAAAATGACCCACAACAGTCTGAGTGGTTGCATCCGCAGTTCCCTCATCAGGCGCACGGATTGCGAGAAGCCGCGTCCTCGGTTTGAATGTTGCAACAGTCGTCTGAAAATGCTTCTCCGAAAGCGTCAGCTGAGCTTGCGAGCCCGTTTCCGGAACATTGCAGACGACGTAGAGTCGGTCGTGATCCCTGCGCGTCTCTCGAACCTCAGATCCGTAGGCACCTGAGGATCCATCATCGTCACCCTCGTTGATTGCATCATCCGGAGATACCTGACGGAGGTCATCGACACGATAGTAGTATATCGTTCGGGCTCCCGCAAAGCGGAGCTGTGATACTGCCTCTCGCAGTTCGATTTGTGAAAGTTCATCCAGCGCTTCAGCGAAGCTCCAGTCATTCACATCAAGGTCGATCTCTGATGCTTGGAGAACACGACGACGAGCAGCCTGTGACGGGAGATTTTGAATGAGCTCTTGGGGAGGTGCGTCGTTGTCCGCGGGATCTATTGGGAGGTTCATGCCACCAGATGTGTTATTGTTATCATGGCTTCACAAAATACTGAATTGAACTAGTGCGTGGTGAGTCCTTCTATAGTCGGCAGTATATCTGCGTCATTCGCTTATCGCTTGGCGAATACTGTGGCCTCGGACCGGAAAACGAACCGTTGGTGACGTTCAGATTTCCGATTTTCCTGAGCTTGTATAGTCCCCAATCCGGAGGGTTGATTTCGTTGCCGCGGCCCCCACTCTGGTAGCCGCTGAGAACGACGTTTCCTTTTGTCGTCTTGCCCACCTTGTGTGGCTCTACGACTCTAGGCTGGTTTCGATACTGGAGTTCGACGACATTTCGATTCCCAATCGCGTTACAGAGGGTAGAACGCATTGGACATCAGTTGACTGCAGTCTCTTATACAATTTGTGCGTGGTAGCTAGGCGGTGTTCAGATAAGAATGAAAAGTGAGGCGGCACATTTTTTGAGTGCTCTATGCCCAAAAACGCCCGCCTCAACGGCCATTTGGACGAGATCGAGTTAGGTTTTGTGGAGCGAGAAGCGACACCGAAATTGCTGATGAAGCTTGGTATTCAACTCCATTTAGCTGGCCTATCACTTTCGAATACCATTTCTATCCTTGAGATATTCGGTGTCAGTCGAGCTCGATCTACTGTTCACAACTGGGTTCACAAGGCAGATCTACAGCCCAAATCTGGTCGGGATCCGGATCACGTTGCGGTGGATGAGACCGTGATCCGACTCAATAATAAGCAGTACTGGCTGTATGCTGCTGTCGATCCCGAGACAAACAAATTACTGTATACAACGCTTGAACCGACGACAAACAAGGCAATCGCTCACGCATTCTTTGCCGAACTCCGCGAGAAACACGACGTTGACGACGCGGTGTTTCTCGTAGATGGCTCGCACTCACTGAAAGACGCCTGTCGCCGCCACAGCCTCGATTTCAGATATGAACGCCATGGAAATCGGAATAGCGTCGAACGTGTCTTTCGAGAGGTAAAACGACGAACTATCAGTTTTTCAAACTGTTTTAGCAATGCCGAAGCAGACACCGCCGACGATTGGCTTCGATCCTTCGCCTTCGCATGGAATCAGCTTATCTGAACACTACCGGTAGCTATTCGATCGAGTGTGGTTGCTGTCTGGAATCCAGTCTGACCCACTAACACAGCCATGCAAGAGTTTATACGGTCGCATGTCCAACTTTGAGTTGAACAATGAGTCTTGACGAGGCGGTTGACGAGGCGCTCGCGGCGTACGATATGTCGCGTAGCGCAGAGGCCGAGGAAACGGGCCGAACAGTCGCCACGCTTCAGGACTAGTCTAAATCGTCTATTCCAACTGGCGAATCCTTTCTGCGAAGTCTGCTTTCGACAGCCCCGGCTCATCTTTCAGTTCTGGATAGCCAGCTTGTTCGGCAGCCTCCTCGACGAAGTCTCTCCAGAGGTCTTCGTGCTCTTGGGCATAGAGGACGTCCGCTTCGTGAGGATACATATCGAGCTCGTATTCATCCAACTCGATCATGACCCCGTGTTTCCGCTCAAGTGTCGTCGCCCCGAACTCGCGCAGATATTTGAACCGGACGTTCTTCCGGCGAACGGTCAGTAGCCGCTTTGATTCGTTGATATACTCGTTCACCCACTCGCGCCAGTCGTAGGTCTCGGGCTCGATCTCCACCTTCGTTTCCGGCATCGAGAAGTCCGAATTGAGACGACGTAGATAGAACTGGATCAGTGCA
The genomic region above belongs to Natronomonas moolapensis 8.8.11 and contains:
- a CDS encoding McrC family protein — encoded protein: MTTADLIELSEYDESDPIDLSNDDIEMIESQVDGLRVEYRRGKQVVLHTDHRVGVVALPDGPTIEIQPKIGDPNLVTLLRYANGAEPTHLSRETELESGTNFVDTVAALFLEELEVVLSQGLRREYVNVEGTEEYLRSRLNVQRQLAGGPGKTDFECDYDEFTYDTRLNQTILCVANALSSVVDSTEIAGELREYESRLRRRVTLREVSIEEAERIELTRLTDYYEKVLVLSRLVLKHIYLEDIVAGEGASYSLLIGMNEVFEKVVERTARETVDERDGWSVERQARTDNLLRGSPSIRMRPDFIVKRHGKPVLVGDAKWKTGVKNNDVYQVVAYQTAYDAPGVLVYPDNDGAVENDYSVKNGYDLAMLELPTGVNTADVDEFGRENVGRFFDFLSRTVS
- a CDS encoding IS6 family transposase, whose product is MPKNARLNGHLDEIELGFVEREATPKLLMKLGIQLHLAGLSLSNTISILEIFGVSRARSTVHNWVHKADLQPKSGRDPDHVAVDETVIRLNNKQYWLYAAVDPETNKLLYTTLEPTTNKAIAHAFFAELREKHDVDDAVFLVDGSHSLKDACRRHSLDFRYERHGNRNSVERVFREVKRRTISFSNCFSNAEADTADDWLRSFAFAWNQLI